One Ictalurus furcatus strain D&B chromosome 22, Billie_1.0, whole genome shotgun sequence genomic window, CACAATAcatcaaatgtaaatatatcaaattaaaatataaatacaaaataccaCAATTAAACAATACAGTaattatgaaaatataatataacaaaatataacaaaaggGATGTGACAAATGAGTACCTGCTCTTATATTTTCCAACCAaccacctacctacctacccaaccaaccacccacccacctacctacctacctacccaacCACCCACCTACCTAcattccctccttccttccttccttcctttcaacCTGTCTGTCATTCTTTCCTTGTCTTTCCATCCGTCTATCTTtgtttctgtctatctattgtTTAAATTGGgactttcatatatttattcactcactcCTGCTTCTGTAACACTGGTTAGTCTGAAAGTCCCTGAGAAGTGAGATTGCACTAGTATACTGCTGCATGGGCACAAAAAACATAAgaacaaatccataaaattgAAGTCCAAATTTGATTTTATGAACATTTTAGAAATGATGCCCCATGGTTGTACCCTAAGCCTTAAAGGTACACTCACAGGTGAAAGATGCGTACCAAAGCTACTAAGGCAGTACCAATGAGTGACAAGTCCCCTTTTTTGAGAGTGTTCCATCCAGCATGCTTAATTACAAGATGGTCACTTTTTCTAAATGGTCCTAGGAGTGGGGACGACGTGTGtgttcagagcgctctcattctCAATATCCTCCCGAGTTGTTTGGAACCTGACTCCTATTTTCCTCAGCGAGCTGCGGAAGGCTCCCATAAATTTCTGCGAGGCAAAGCAATAGATCAGTGGATCAAGACAGCAGTTGGCTGAAGACAGGATCCAGGAGACGTAGTACGATGTTTCCACGTGCAAAAGCAGACGGCAGTTTTCGGGGTAGAATTTCTTGACCACCACGAGTACGGTACGAATCACATTAATGGGCGTGAAACACAGTCCGAAAATCAGCAGACAAACAGCCACCATTTTGCATGACTTACTCTTCATGAGCTTGCCTTTCTGATGGCAGATGTTGATGCCAGACATGGATCTTGCCAAGCGGCTGTAGCAAACCAGCGATATCGTGAACGGGATCAGGAATCCGGGTAAGAGTAGAATGAAGTTAGCAAAAAAATACACCTTGATGTATTGTTCCTGGTGGATACTGAGACACAGCGTGTGTTTCCCCACTGTGCTTATGTCCAGAAGCAGACTACACACCACTCCTTTAATGAGCACGACAGCCCAAACTCCTATGCAAAGCTTCTTTACAAAGTCCTTCTGTTTCATGCGGAATTCCTGACTGTGGTAGACCACGGATATGTAACGGTGGATGCTTATGAGAGTAAGAAAGAAGATATTACCATAAAAGTGGACGATCATCAGGACAATCTTGAACCGACACATCTCTCTTCCAAAAGGCCAGTGTCCCATGGCAAAGTAAACCACTAAGAATGGTGCTAGAGGACATAAAATGAGATCGCTGATAGCCAGATGGAACTGGAGAACCGTTCCAGACTTCCACTCAGGAGTGCGGTACTTGAAGACCCACATGCTGAAGATGTTCAGGAAAAACCCAAGCAAGAGGACCAGGCTAATCAGCACAGAGATGAAAATAGGCTGGGACTTCACTGGACATGCTTTGGTTTGGTTAATGAGGGAGTTACAATTTGTGCAATTCatctaaagagaaaaaaactagATGTTATGCTCTTAATTTACACTTTCACATACAggactgtgcaaaagtcttaggcacatgcaaagaaatgctgttgaGCCTTCAAAAATaaggaaattaaatgtttctacataaaaaaaattaaatactacaaatagcagtaaacagaaataaatgaaacaaagttgaTATGTGGTGTGTCGAccattttcttaaaaaaattattattagtctccggtacaatttgCACAGCCTGAgtatcttgcagaaccagtcactgcttatttttgcagcaaaacccagcagccttcattgtgtgtttttttttttttttttggtctgaaaagtgtctcttaccacttgatatgctgctttctttactgacatacaaacctttttctgtaacagttcattttgtgctagagaactaatgtttgggaatctaaaatgtttttgtaaagattcgataatgtagaagtcataaaataaaaaaatctataacaaagtttgtattaaaaaaaagacttttgcaCCGTACTGTATATTTGGGTATATATCTATTTCAAACTACTTGCAGCATGTATTTGTCTACTTACCTTCTCACAGGGCTTTGAAGACAAATGGCTGGAGCAAGCCAGTTCACAGCACTTACCTCAACCTTTATGAGACTGTATGTGCGACTTCCTGCCtgcattcatattcataaatagATTCCAGAGGATGTTTGAAGAAGCAAAGCTTTCAGAAGCATCAGGCTGTGACTTCTTGTCACGTCTCTATCCTTGCCCACttcaaaactatatatatatatatacacacacacatacacactatatatatatatatatatctgtatgaTGTCTGAGTCATGCTGGGAAATGTATTATTGCAGAGGCAAATTGTCCGTTTAATGGTCTCTCTCAGGTCTCTCTTCTCAGTGTGCCCTTTACCTCCTTGACCTGTCTGTTACCTGAACCGTTTGAAACCAGGCATCATTGCTCAGCATTTCTCACTGTATTGGCATCAGGCTGTGGAAACCAGTCAAACATGTACTTTCCTGAGAATTACATTCTAATTACTTTCAGTTTTCAGTTTATGATGTTACCATACAATATCTTCTGTGTTGAGAATGGTCTAATTAAACCCTACTGAGGTCCGTTTCCACTAAAGGATGGGGTAAAGGGGAAGTGTATGCTCTAACGTCAGTAAATGTACACCTATAAAATACATGGATATAGTTAGATtgctaataaatgtaaaaaaaaaaaaaaaaaaaaaaaatgctaatgctaatgctaaggTGTCAGTAGGTTTAATCTATGTAGTTATTATGTTATTTTTGCTGCTGTTAAATTATGTTCTCTGTCTGATttgtctttctttaaaaaaaaaaaagtaaataagttGCATAATGATAAGGTAGAggtcatggtggcttagtacattacattacattacattacatttattcacgtagctgacgcttttatccaaagcgacttacaaatgagaaagatacaagcaaagcgatatatcaagcagagaacaatactagaagtgctaccatacaagatctatgaactgaattccagaagaagcaaagtgcagagtagaggtgtaagtgcatttttttttcttctttttattatgagttggttaggtgttcatggaagaggtgggtctttagctgttttttgaagatggtgagagattctgcggtccggattgagcttggaagtgcattccaccactgaggaacagttagtgtgaaggttctggaaagggaccttgcgccacgctgagttggaactgctaaacgtcggtcgctaatcgatcgcagattgcgagagggaacgtaggccttcaggatagtgttgaggtaggagggtgctgttcctgacaaggtcttgtaggtgagcatcaaggccttgaacttgatgcaggcagctacaggaagccagtggagggagatgaagaggggtgtgacatgggttctcttggactggttgaagacgaggcgtgctgcagcattctgaatcatctcaaggggtttgatggagctggctgggaggcctgaaagcagtgagttgcagtagtccagtttagagataacaagagcctggactagtatctgtgtagcctgtttggtgatgtagggttggattttcttgatgttgtaaaggatgaacctacaggaccttgcagttgctgagatatggtctgtaaaggtcaagccgtcatcaagaatcaccccaaggttcctggccgtcctggttggcatgagtgtgagtgaaccgagctgtacagtgaggttgtggttgtaGAAGCTAGCATGTTTGCCACACACCTGCAATGTTGGGGGTTTAGTTTAAATTCTGCCCTGTTTGCACTGAgattacatgttctccccgtgctttgggggtttcctgcCCCAGTCTGGCACtcaagacatgcattgtaggctgattggcatcccTAAATTATCTGTGCTGTGGGTAAATTATCTGACCCTCTGTAGgatgcggtacagaaaatggatggatggatggatggatttaatgATATTTGTGTCAAAATTTGCTTATATAACCTAGTCGTAATGCTCCCTACTTTGTCTTTTccttaaaactatttaaaactaATATATACTAAGCATATACCTCTTAATGGCTTCAAGTGTATTCACcatatccatttatttatttttcactgtaTTATTTGTCAGTGTCATGAAGAAAAGAACAGACCaaacaacagtgtttaggtactTCCCATTAAAGTCAGCCCAAACGTctataaaatgtacagtatgtcatataaataaagaatttatttgaATAAGCAAATGAATAACCTTTCCCGTATAAATCTAAGAAACGGCGAGATCTGAAAATCTAACTGGAAAATCGGACTTGCAATCAAGCAAGTGTTGTTTTGTCATAAAATAGAACAGGCTATCAGGATCAATATGCAAATGCAGGCTGTAATATACAAGAATACCAGGAAGGGGGTGGTGTGTGTACGGTTGGGACTCTATCTAATTTATATATTCATcgaattttcataattttttttcccacagattggtcacctgccaatttcCACCAACCGGCCAGCTCTCCCTGATCATACAGTACGACAGCTAGCatccagggagggtgaaggctaataAGTGCTTTCtccgagacatgtgaagccaggcAACCACAACTTTTCAAGTTGTTGCTCATACCGCATCACAGGGCgacctaacacacacagagcaaagcGCCATCTGCTCTCATCCACACacgctatgtttccatccatgttGCGAATTTAACTTAAgtgaaaaattggaatatcgcaTAAAATATTTGCGAATAAAGCACCATCTCCGTCCCGTGTGTTGaagagaacaaaatcgtcaCTTCCAGGGAAACTGATACATCTCACTCGCTTTTGTAATGATCTTTGCGGTTGGTATGTTTGCTTGTGGGGTACTCTCCCTCCACTTAAAATGTTATTGGAAGTTCCACCTGACCTGACTTAACTGAATTCTTCAGTCTCTTCGGTACTATTGAAGTAGCTTATCTTgtagttaataataatgttgtattCTGGATACATGATAAATTGCGTGAAATCCTCTCCTGTTTCAAGCCTAGGAAGTTAGTGTactgtattttctgtttcttgttttcctCGGTTAATTAGCCACGTCAaatcttcttatttttttggtACGTTTGAATACGGCTCTCTCGAGAACACCTCGTTCATATTCTAATACCTGTTCGTGTTTTTGGGTTTCAGGTGGGAGGAGAGTCTCATCTCTAGACAGGCAAtatttacctttaaaaaaaaaaccccaacaaccaccaccaccacaaagtACAGGAAGTCTCCTGGGAAATTCCCATGATTGGTTGCATTGGGCGTGAGTACATGTACACATTTCAGTTTCTAATAAAACTTTCTAAATTCCTGTTTTCAGTTCCTATTTATTTCTACATAGGGGCAATTCCCAATTAACTACCACTACAAGGAAGCacatttgtatttgtaaaaaaaaaaaaaaaaaaaaaattctacatatTAAATGTACATCCTTTATTGGGATTAAAAGAATACTACTACTGGACACTTATTAGAAATATCTCAATATATTTTCAACATTCTGTATAATAAAacagatgaagaaaaatgaaccaagaaaatgaacttttccctAACCTGAGAAGGTTTTCGCGCTCGTCTTCGAGAAACAAGCCAGAGAGTGATGGCGAACCTAAAACCTGGGAATTCTGCGTTTCATGATGATTCCTGACTGCCCATCCTAGCAGGAAGAGCTACAACACAAGAGAGGACAAGAGAGACACTGCTTCCTACAGAGCTCCAGGAATGAGTTTAACAGAGGAAGAGGTTTATCTCTGGTGCTCTGTGAGAATCGCCTACTtacaatttgttttaaaaaaaactgaggaAGATAAACAGCACAAATGTTACAGATTAGTGTAAGTTCCTCAGTTGGAATCAGGATGACGTTCCCTGCCAGAGAT contains:
- the LOC128625536 gene encoding P2Y purinoceptor 4-like; the encoded protein is MNCTNCNSLINQTKACPVKSQPIFISVLISLVLLLGFFLNIFSMWVFKYRTPEWKSGTVLQFHLAISDLILCPLAPFLVVYFAMGHWPFGREMCRFKIVLMIVHFYGNIFFLTLISIHRYISVVYHSQEFRMKQKDFVKKLCIGVWAVVLIKGVVCSLLLDISTVGKHTLCLSIHQEQYIKVYFFANFILLLPGFLIPFTISLVCYSRLARSMSGINICHQKGKLMKSKSCKMVAVCLLIFGLCFTPINVIRTVLVVVKKFYPENCRLLLHVETSYYVSWILSSANCCLDPLIYCFASQKFMGAFRSSLRKIGVRFQTTREDIENESALNTHVVPTPRTI